The following proteins come from a genomic window of Chryseobacterium glaciei:
- a CDS encoding NAD(P)H-dependent oxidoreductase, with translation MNYLEALSRRYSVKKFNHEIIPQETLHNILESGKLSASSLGLQPYKITVVESEEMKQKLIPAFYNPSQISTCSHLIVIISKKTIGESYIQGYFNHISEVRDVPLENLDLFKNSINQHITQKNNDEIFNWAEKQSYIVLANLMYAAAIENVDTCPMEGYRQDLIEEILNIDPETEKVTVTLALGYRSEEDHFQHMKKVRKPNEKLFKFI, from the coding sequence ATGAATTATTTGGAAGCTTTAAGCAGAAGATATTCTGTAAAGAAATTCAACCACGAAATTATTCCTCAGGAAACACTTCACAACATTCTTGAGTCAGGAAAGCTGTCTGCAAGTTCGCTAGGCCTTCAACCCTACAAAATTACAGTGGTGGAAAGTGAAGAAATGAAGCAAAAATTAATTCCGGCATTTTATAATCCATCACAAATATCTACATGCTCTCATCTTATTGTCATTATTTCAAAAAAGACAATTGGAGAAAGCTATATTCAAGGTTATTTTAATCATATTTCTGAAGTAAGAGATGTTCCGTTAGAGAACCTCGACCTCTTCAAAAACAGCATCAATCAACATATTACTCAAAAAAACAACGATGAAATTTTCAATTGGGCAGAAAAACAATCTTATATAGTTTTGGCTAATTTAATGTATGCCGCAGCTATAGAAAATGTTGACACTTGTCCTATGGAAGGCTACCGTCAAGATCTGATTGAAGAAATTCTAAACATCGATCCCGAAACAGAAAAAGTGACTGTCACTCTGGCATTAGGTTACCGTTCTGAGGAAGATCATTTCCAACACATGAAAAAAGTAAGAAAACCAAACGAAAAATTGTTTAAATTTATTTAA
- the rnhA gene encoding ribonuclease HI, whose protein sequence is MRIEIYTDGACSGNPGKGGYGIVMRVPEKNYQKTFSKGFRKTTNNRMELLAVITALEKLKSPDNDIHVFTDSKYVSDAINQNWIAGWIKRGWKNVKNPDLWKKFIELYNTHKPKMHWIKGHAGHFENELCDKLAVAAAASGNLEIDTYFESLENNSLF, encoded by the coding sequence TTGAGAATCGAAATATACACAGACGGCGCCTGCAGCGGAAATCCCGGAAAAGGAGGTTACGGAATCGTCATGCGCGTACCTGAAAAAAATTATCAGAAAACTTTCTCAAAAGGCTTTCGTAAAACAACCAACAACAGAATGGAACTTCTGGCTGTCATTACAGCGTTGGAAAAATTAAAATCTCCCGACAACGACATTCACGTCTTCACCGATAGTAAATATGTATCTGACGCCATCAATCAAAACTGGATCGCCGGATGGATAAAAAGAGGCTGGAAAAATGTAAAAAACCCTGATCTCTGGAAAAAATTCATTGAACTTTACAATACCCACAAACCCAAAATGCACTGGATTAAAGGGCATGCAGGGCACTTTGAAAACGAGTTATGTGATAAATTAGCTGTTGCTGCCGCTGCTTCAGGCAATTTGGAGATTGATACCTATTTTGAATCTCTCGAAAACAACTCTCTCTTTTAA
- a CDS encoding lectin-like domain-containing protein: MIKKLLAYSTIVFSSFFGKASAQTYQLTGNPVTTTGWTMVSPTQVNTDFIQLTPDTNNQSGSIRLNDPINLKYCDKWRVEFDFRMDSNQTANGDGLAFWYLANPPVASVLGSGLGVSQNAVGLIVGFDTYNNTTTAVMSKVHVAYGQVVNTTDTNNVEFFNVAGSSFHSPDMNTTLPFQGTTYKHVEVTAEVNSASPTGWTIKITIDGNIICNQPFVPSGAAAAMTIGYFGFSASTGGNRSRHSIKNVKIYTDKVPILQPTVTQSFCPNPGTGSATVNLTSYNNQFVATPANYTFTYYVLGSSTPIANPTAYQYNANTTITVVVKDNAGILCDNADGKIQLSLSPFSANNATLTECNNNNIGSATFNLTTTNVTGVLGVTKKYYKTMADLNAGINEITNPSAYTSGAGVVFVKVTTSQGCTGSAQITLAFHPLVVVTDATLRSCFIETAPTTAVFNLTTANVTALGSTTKKYYLTLADATAGTNEIVNPTTYISANATIYVKVTTTANGCFSFAKINLVVLTPVTSSVLKDKIICIDAKTTLDAGAGFDGYEWSTGATTQTITNVPVGIYWVKLKTGGCITTQIIKVNPSAQPVISSIDINNNTITVNVNGGTPPYKYSLDGITWQDSNYFENLARGEVKVYVKDFYNCEPIQVQITVPNLINAITPNGDNINDFIDYSALAYKKNLVFTVFDRYGNKLFQADKIKNYRWDGTASGKKIVTATYWYTISWNENDKNNTQTKYSGWVLVKNRE, from the coding sequence ATGATAAAAAAACTACTCGCTTATTCTACTATTGTTTTTTCCAGCTTTTTCGGAAAAGCTTCTGCTCAAACGTATCAGCTCACAGGAAATCCTGTTACTACAACAGGATGGACAATGGTTTCTCCCACACAGGTAAACACTGATTTTATTCAGCTTACCCCGGATACGAACAACCAATCGGGATCTATAAGACTGAACGATCCAATCAACTTAAAATACTGTGATAAATGGAGGGTTGAATTTGATTTCAGAATGGACTCCAACCAAACCGCTAACGGAGATGGTCTTGCATTCTGGTATCTGGCAAATCCGCCTGTAGCAAGTGTATTAGGCTCAGGTCTTGGAGTTTCTCAAAATGCCGTTGGTTTAATTGTAGGATTCGACACTTACAACAACACAACTACCGCTGTAATGAGCAAAGTTCACGTTGCATACGGGCAGGTTGTTAACACTACCGACACCAACAACGTAGAATTCTTTAATGTCGCAGGAAGTTCTTTCCACTCCCCGGATATGAATACAACTTTACCATTTCAGGGAACAACTTATAAACATGTTGAAGTAACGGCTGAAGTAAATTCTGCCTCTCCTACTGGCTGGACGATCAAGATTACAATTGATGGAAACATTATCTGTAATCAGCCTTTTGTTCCTTCAGGTGCAGCTGCTGCAATGACGATCGGATATTTCGGATTTTCTGCTTCAACAGGAGGAAACAGATCAAGACATTCTATTAAAAATGTAAAAATTTACACCGATAAAGTTCCAATTCTACAACCAACTGTTACACAATCTTTCTGTCCTAACCCGGGAACAGGATCCGCAACTGTGAATTTGACTTCATATAATAATCAGTTTGTTGCGACTCCAGCTAACTACACTTTTACTTATTATGTATTAGGAAGTTCAACGCCAATTGCTAACCCGACAGCGTATCAATATAACGCCAATACAACAATAACAGTTGTTGTAAAAGATAATGCCGGAATACTGTGTGATAATGCTGATGGTAAGATACAGTTATCACTATCGCCATTCAGCGCAAATAATGCAACACTTACAGAATGTAATAACAACAATATAGGATCTGCAACATTCAACCTTACAACAACGAATGTAACCGGTGTTCTTGGAGTTACCAAAAAGTACTACAAAACAATGGCAGACCTCAACGCGGGAATCAATGAGATCACCAATCCTTCAGCGTATACTTCTGGAGCAGGAGTTGTTTTTGTAAAAGTAACAACCTCACAAGGATGTACTGGTTCAGCACAAATTACACTAGCTTTCCACCCGCTTGTTGTTGTAACTGATGCTACTTTACGATCATGTTTTATTGAAACTGCACCAACAACGGCAGTATTTAATTTAACTACAGCAAATGTCACAGCGCTTGGCAGTACTACAAAAAAATACTACCTAACATTAGCAGATGCAACAGCAGGAACCAACGAAATTGTAAATCCTACAACATATATTTCGGCTAACGCAACGATATATGTAAAAGTAACAACTACAGCAAACGGCTGTTTCAGTTTTGCGAAAATAAATCTTGTCGTTTTAACTCCGGTTACATCATCAGTTTTAAAAGACAAAATCATATGTATTGATGCTAAAACTACTCTTGATGCAGGGGCAGGTTTTGACGGATACGAATGGAGCACCGGAGCAACAACTCAGACTATCACTAATGTTCCTGTAGGAATTTATTGGGTAAAATTAAAAACCGGAGGCTGTATCACAACTCAAATTATAAAAGTAAATCCTTCTGCACAACCTGTAATTTCAAGCATTGATATTAATAATAATACAATTACTGTAAATGTAAACGGAGGAACTCCACCTTACAAATACTCTCTGGACGGAATCACTTGGCAGGACTCTAATTATTTCGAAAACCTTGCAAGAGGAGAAGTAAAAGTTTACGTTAAAGATTTCTACAATTGTGAGCCTATCCAAGTACAAATCACGGTTCCTAATTTGATCAATGCAATTACTCCAAACGGAGATAACATTAATGATTTTATTGATTATTCTGCGCTTGCCTACAAGAAAAACCTAGTGTTTACAGTATTCGACAGATATGGAAATAAGCTTTTCCAAGCTGATAAAATCAAAAATTACAGATGGGACGGCACTGCTTCCGGCAAGAAAATAGTTACAGCCACTTACTGGTACACTATCTCTTGGAATGAAAATGATAAAAACAATACTCAAACAAAATATTCTGGCTGGGTACTTGTAAAAAATAGAGAATAA
- a CDS encoding T9SS type B sorting domain-containing protein, which yields MKKPILFYLFIILVSFPAHLFSQTYQLAGNPVNTTGWTMVAPTVVNTDFVQLTPDTNDKSGSIRLNDPINLKYCDKWRVEFDFRMDSNQTYNGDGIAFWYLANPPIASVLGSGIGVSQNAIGFITAFDTYNNATGSSGMSKVHVAYGQVANTLDTNNSEFFNVPGSSFHSPDLNATLPFQGTTYKHVEVSGEVDPAAPASWIVKISINGTLIVNQSFAPSGAAAAMTVGYFGFSASTGGARSRHSIKNVKVYVDKIPLLQTAITKTLCPDLAGMSSIDLTSLNPQFTANPNNYNFTYYITGSGTPIPNPTNFQYNSTTNISVVIKDPTSVLCDNNDATVVLKVAPTVTVNDATLRACFIETNPATGLFNLTNASVTSTPGTTKKYYPSLTDAQNGTNEISSTLAAAYIAPTGVVYIRVTNSDGCFSIAKVNLIVLAPVYSTVLKDKTICIEDKTTLDAGSGFGAYEWSTGAITPSINNVSVGTYWVKLKTGDCTAIQTVKVYPSEQPVITSVDISSNDVTVHAMGGSAPYKYSMDNVNWQDSNEFKDVPRGDNKIYIKDAYDCEPIDITIVVPNIINVITPNGDGINDAIDYSSLASKQNLVFNVFDRYGAKIHQGDKSTRYRWDGTIAGRKISTGSYWYSVTWNENDKKNTPIKYSGWVLVKNRD from the coding sequence ATGAAAAAACCTATACTTTTTTATTTATTTATCATTTTAGTTTCCTTTCCTGCACATCTTTTTTCACAAACTTATCAACTTGCAGGAAATCCTGTAAACACAACGGGATGGACAATGGTAGCGCCTACAGTTGTGAATACAGATTTTGTACAGCTTACTCCGGACACCAATGATAAATCCGGTTCTATACGCCTAAACGACCCAATTAACTTAAAATATTGTGACAAATGGAGAGTAGAATTCGACTTTAGAATGGATTCAAACCAAACCTACAACGGTGACGGAATAGCATTCTGGTATTTAGCCAACCCACCCATTGCCAGCGTATTGGGATCAGGAATCGGAGTTTCTCAAAACGCAATAGGTTTCATTACAGCTTTTGACACTTACAATAATGCAACAGGAAGTTCAGGAATGAGTAAAGTGCATGTCGCTTACGGACAGGTTGCCAACACTTTAGATACCAATAATTCTGAATTCTTTAATGTTCCGGGAAGCTCTTTCCATTCGCCAGACCTTAACGCAACATTACCATTTCAGGGAACAACTTATAAACATGTTGAAGTGAGCGGAGAAGTAGACCCAGCCGCTCCGGCCAGTTGGATTGTAAAAATAAGCATTAATGGTACGTTGATCGTCAATCAATCCTTTGCTCCATCTGGTGCAGCCGCAGCAATGACTGTGGGATATTTTGGATTTTCAGCTTCTACAGGAGGTGCAAGATCAAGACATTCTATTAAAAATGTAAAAGTTTATGTAGATAAAATTCCTCTTTTACAAACCGCAATTACTAAGACTCTCTGCCCAGACTTAGCAGGAATGTCAAGTATTGATTTAACATCATTGAACCCGCAGTTTACAGCAAACCCTAATAACTACAACTTTACATATTATATTACAGGAAGCGGAACTCCAATTCCCAATCCTACCAATTTTCAATATAATTCAACCACCAATATTTCTGTTGTCATAAAAGATCCAACATCTGTATTGTGTGATAATAATGATGCAACGGTAGTTTTAAAAGTCGCCCCAACCGTGACAGTTAACGATGCAACATTGAGAGCCTGTTTCATTGAAACAAATCCTGCAACAGGTTTATTTAACCTTACTAATGCTTCTGTAACATCAACACCCGGAACTACTAAAAAATATTATCCTTCATTAACAGATGCGCAAAACGGAACAAATGAAATCAGTTCCACCTTGGCAGCAGCTTATATCGCTCCAACTGGTGTTGTATACATACGAGTAACCAATTCAGATGGCTGTTTTTCAATTGCGAAAGTAAATTTAATTGTACTCGCTCCGGTTTATTCTACCGTTTTAAAAGATAAAACAATCTGTATTGAAGACAAAACGACACTAGATGCAGGTTCTGGATTCGGTGCTTACGAATGGAGCACAGGAGCGATAACACCATCCATCAATAATGTTAGTGTTGGAACGTATTGGGTAAAACTAAAAACAGGAGACTGTACTGCCATTCAGACTGTGAAAGTTTATCCTTCAGAGCAACCGGTAATTACAAGTGTTGATATTTCAAGCAATGATGTAACAGTACATGCAATGGGCGGAAGTGCTCCTTACAAATATTCAATGGATAATGTTAACTGGCAGGATTCAAATGAATTTAAGGATGTTCCGAGAGGAGATAATAAAATTTATATAAAAGACGCTTACGATTGCGAACCTATCGACATTACGATTGTTGTTCCGAATATCATCAACGTAATCACTCCAAACGGAGACGGAATAAACGACGCTATTGATTATTCATCTCTTGCAAGCAAACAAAATCTTGTATTCAATGTTTTCGACAGATACGGAGCTAAAATCCATCAAGGTGACAAATCCACAAGATACAGATGGGACGGAACCATCGCAGGAAGAAAAATTTCTACAGGAAGCTACTGGTATTCTGTAACATGGAACGAAAATGACAAGAAAAATACACCAATTAAATATTCAGGTTGGGTACTGGTTAAGAATAGAGATTAA
- a CDS encoding T9SS type B sorting domain-containing protein, with protein MKKTLLTYFYIILLCLSGKMFSQTYQLTGNPVVTTGWDLVSSANIAGGDFVQLTADTGGLYGAIKLAAPINLKYCDKWKVEFDFRIDGNGTTAFGRGDGFTFWYLANPPAGFVSGGGLGIPANANGLMVGFDIFNNTTEGQMSKVHVLYGTNNGLNNNIEYNTTPGSTFHSPDLIATQPFVGPTYKHVEVNGETDPAIPTNWLIKIRIDGVLITDQSFAPSGGAIGMTTGYFGFSAATGGASARHSIKNAKIFIDKVPILTNTITPFVCVNPATGTGTVDLTSYNTQFVANPANYIITYFGPGGVPITNPTNFPYSGNTTITVVVKDPSSTLCDNGDGVIKLNPTPFAAVDATLTGCNNNNAGVAIFDLTTAAVTTVTGVTKKFYPTLADLNAGTNEILNPTTYSSAPGFIYVKVTTPQGCVSNAKITLNHFAVVTVNDVTLRACFIETNPSTGLFNLTNASVTTLGGITKKYYPSLADAQNGTNEIPATAAAAYTAPNGVVYIKVTNGNGCYAIAKVTLIVIAPVYSAVLKDKTICMEDKTTLDAGPGFSSYQWSTGATTQSISNVGVGTYWVKIKTGDCIATQKVTIFPAEQPVITNVDISTTTITINVMGGTPAYQYSMDNINWQDSNIFKNVPRGDNKVYVKDAYDCEPIDITIVVPNIINVITPNGDGINDAIDYSALANKKNLVFNVFDRYGAKIHQGDKSTRYRWDGTIAGRKVPTGSYWYSVTWNENDKKNTPFKYSGWVLVKNRD; from the coding sequence ATGAAAAAAACTTTACTCACTTATTTTTACATCATTTTACTCTGCTTGTCTGGAAAAATGTTTTCTCAGACTTATCAGCTTACAGGAAACCCTGTGGTAACCACAGGATGGGACTTGGTCTCAAGCGCGAACATCGCTGGTGGTGATTTTGTACAGCTCACAGCAGATACGGGAGGACTTTATGGCGCAATAAAACTGGCAGCTCCTATCAATTTGAAATATTGCGATAAATGGAAAGTAGAATTCGATTTCAGAATTGATGGAAACGGAACTACTGCATTCGGAAGAGGAGACGGATTTACATTTTGGTATCTTGCTAATCCTCCGGCAGGATTTGTATCAGGAGGAGGACTTGGAATTCCTGCAAATGCAAATGGTCTTATGGTAGGTTTTGATATTTTTAACAACACTACTGAAGGACAAATGAGTAAAGTTCACGTTTTATACGGAACAAACAATGGTCTTAATAATAATATTGAATACAATACAACTCCTGGAAGTACTTTCCATTCTCCGGATCTTATCGCAACTCAGCCGTTTGTAGGGCCTACTTACAAACATGTTGAAGTAAATGGAGAAACCGATCCTGCCATCCCAACAAACTGGCTTATCAAAATAAGAATCGATGGAGTATTAATTACTGATCAATCGTTTGCACCATCAGGAGGAGCAATAGGGATGACAACCGGATATTTTGGGTTTTCAGCAGCAACAGGAGGTGCCAGTGCAAGACACTCAATTAAAAATGCAAAAATTTTCATCGATAAAGTTCCTATTTTAACAAATACGATCACTCCTTTTGTATGCGTAAACCCTGCAACAGGAACAGGAACTGTAGATTTAACATCATACAACACTCAATTTGTAGCTAATCCTGCCAATTACATTATCACTTATTTTGGACCTGGCGGAGTACCTATTACCAACCCAACCAACTTTCCATATTCTGGAAACACAACAATAACGGTAGTGGTTAAAGATCCATCATCTACATTATGTGATAATGGAGATGGGGTCATTAAATTAAATCCAACTCCTTTCGCTGCCGTTGATGCAACATTAACCGGGTGTAACAACAATAATGCTGGAGTAGCAATATTTGACCTTACAACAGCAGCTGTAACAACAGTTACCGGAGTAACAAAAAAATTCTACCCAACATTAGCAGACCTCAACGCAGGAACTAACGAGATTTTAAATCCAACTACATATTCTTCTGCTCCAGGTTTTATCTATGTAAAAGTAACAACTCCCCAAGGTTGTGTTTCTAATGCAAAAATTACACTAAACCATTTCGCCGTTGTAACAGTAAATGATGTAACATTGAGAGCTTGTTTCATTGAAACAAATCCTTCAACGGGTTTATTTAATCTTACGAATGCTTCTGTAACAACACTGGGAGGAATTACTAAAAAATATTACCCGTCTTTAGCTGATGCACAAAACGGCACAAATGAAATTCCGGCTACAGCAGCAGCGGCATATACAGCTCCAAATGGTGTAGTATACATTAAAGTTACAAACGGAAACGGATGTTATGCGATTGCAAAAGTAACCTTAATCGTAATTGCTCCGGTTTATTCAGCTGTTTTGAAGGATAAAACAATTTGTATGGAAGACAAAACCACTCTGGACGCAGGGCCTGGATTTAGTTCATATCAATGGAGTACAGGAGCTACAACTCAATCTATCAGCAATGTAGGAGTTGGAACATATTGGGTGAAAATTAAAACAGGAGATTGTATAGCAACTCAAAAAGTAACAATTTTCCCTGCAGAACAGCCTGTTATCACAAATGTTGATATTTCAACTACAACAATCACCATTAATGTAATGGGAGGAACTCCGGCTTATCAATATTCAATGGATAATATTAACTGGCAGGATTCTAACATATTCAAAAATGTACCGAGAGGTGACAATAAAGTATATGTAAAAGATGCTTACGATTGCGAACCTATTGATATCACGATTGTTGTTCCTAATATTATCAACGTAATTACTCCAAACGGAGACGGAATAAACGACGCTATTGATTATTCTGCATTAGCTAATAAGAAAAACCTTGTCTTTAATGTATTCGACAGATACGGAGCTAAGATCCATCAAGGCGACAAATCTACAAGATACAGATGGGATGGAACTATCGCAGGAAGAAAAGTTCCCACAGGAAGCTACTGGTATTCTGTAACATGGAATGAAAATGATAAGAAAAATACGCCTTTCAAATACTCAGGATGGGTATTGGTTAAGAATAGAGATTAA
- the nadC gene encoding carboxylating nicotinate-nucleotide diphosphorylase: MKRPAYVTDKVLKQFIKNALEEDIQDGDHSTLSTIPKDLEQSAKLLVKQNCILAGVELAEIIFKTFDKNLKVENFIKDGAPAKVGDVAFIVTGSARSILSTERLVLNCMQRMSGIATLTNDWDSRLVGTKTKLLDTRKTTPNFRVCEKWAVAIGGGTNHRYGLYDMIMLKDNHIDYNGSITNAVKMAKDYIKKNKKKLKIEVETRNLEEVEEAIKAKVDRIMLDNMNVKMMKQAVKMINGSCESEASGGITRDMLKEIASTGVTYISAGALTHSAENMDLSLKAVK; this comes from the coding sequence ATGAAAAGACCAGCTTACGTTACAGATAAAGTTTTAAAACAATTCATAAAAAACGCTTTAGAAGAGGATATTCAGGATGGAGATCACTCTACCCTTTCTACAATTCCGAAAGATCTTGAGCAGAGTGCGAAACTTTTAGTAAAGCAAAACTGTATTTTGGCAGGTGTAGAATTGGCTGAAATCATTTTTAAAACTTTTGATAAAAACTTAAAAGTTGAGAATTTCATCAAAGACGGAGCTCCTGCAAAAGTTGGAGATGTTGCTTTCATCGTCACTGGAAGCGCAAGATCTATACTTTCCACAGAAAGGCTTGTCTTAAACTGCATGCAGAGAATGAGCGGAATCGCAACCCTTACCAATGACTGGGACTCTCGATTAGTAGGTACTAAAACTAAACTTTTAGATACAAGAAAAACAACTCCTAATTTCAGAGTTTGTGAAAAATGGGCAGTTGCAATCGGTGGCGGAACCAATCACAGATACGGACTTTACGATATGATCATGCTCAAAGACAACCACATTGACTATAATGGAAGCATTACCAATGCAGTGAAAATGGCTAAAGATTACATCAAAAAGAACAAGAAAAAACTAAAAATAGAGGTGGAAACCAGAAACCTTGAAGAAGTTGAGGAAGCCATCAAAGCAAAAGTTGACAGAATCATGCTTGATAATATGAATGTAAAGATGATGAAACAAGCCGTAAAAATGATTAATGGCTCTTGTGAATCCGAAGCATCAGGAGGAATTACCCGCGATATGTTAAAAGAAATCGCTTCTACAGGGGTGACTTATATCTCTGCAGGAGCCTTAACTCATTCCGCAGAGAATATGGATTTGAGTCTCAAAGCCGTGAAATAG
- the nadB gene encoding L-aspartate oxidase yields MIKADVLVIGSGISGLSYAIKVSEQLPDAKIIIVTKSDEDESNTKYAQGGLAVVTDSKNDNFEKHIEDTMRAGDGENKRDVVEMVVREAPARFNEIVEWGANFDKKNGEFALGREGGHTENRIVHHKDITGFEIERALLETANKSPNIEILDHHYVIDIITQHHVPGKELNQGDIHCYGAYILDEKSKTIKKITSKITLVATGGAGHVYKNTTNPKIATGDGIAFVARAKGQVSNMQYYQFHPTALYSKIDGMLFLISEAVRGDGAKLRTKRGEKFMQKYDEREELASRDIVARAIDNEMKVSGDEYVGLDCRDMDHEKFLEHFPNIYKKCREEAIDPFTQLIPVVPACHYLMGGIEVDKDGQSSIKNLFAVGECTNSGLHGANRLASNSLLEGLVFGHNAAMKTMALLNENNFNFDDLKAVPEWNEEGMKIMDEMVIVSYLRKQLQEMMSDLVGIVRSNKRLNMALQKHQEIAAAVDEIYHYSILSPQLSELRNLTTVAHLIITQSMEMTENKGAFYNKDLA; encoded by the coding sequence ATGATAAAAGCGGATGTATTAGTAATTGGTTCCGGTATTTCGGGACTTTCTTATGCCATAAAAGTTTCTGAGCAACTTCCCGATGCCAAAATAATCATAGTTACAAAATCTGATGAAGACGAAAGCAACACCAAATATGCACAAGGCGGTTTAGCAGTAGTTACAGATTCTAAAAATGATAATTTTGAAAAACATATTGAGGACACCATGCGTGCCGGAGACGGTGAAAACAAACGCGATGTTGTAGAAATGGTCGTAAGGGAAGCTCCGGCAAGATTCAACGAAATCGTAGAATGGGGCGCTAATTTTGACAAGAAAAATGGAGAATTTGCTTTAGGAAGAGAAGGCGGCCATACGGAAAACAGAATTGTTCACCATAAAGACATTACTGGTTTCGAGATCGAAAGAGCCCTTTTGGAAACAGCTAACAAGAGCCCAAACATTGAGATCCTAGATCATCATTATGTAATCGATATCATTACACAACACCATGTGCCGGGCAAAGAACTAAACCAAGGCGACATCCATTGTTATGGAGCTTATATTTTAGATGAAAAATCTAAAACGATAAAAAAAATCACGTCCAAAATCACTTTGGTTGCTACGGGAGGAGCAGGACATGTTTATAAAAACACCACTAATCCAAAAATTGCAACAGGTGACGGAATTGCTTTTGTAGCCCGTGCGAAAGGTCAGGTTTCCAATATGCAGTATTATCAGTTTCACCCAACAGCTTTATATAGCAAAATTGATGGAATGTTATTTTTAATTTCAGAAGCTGTACGTGGAGATGGTGCAAAATTAAGAACAAAAAGAGGCGAAAAATTCATGCAGAAATATGATGAGCGTGAAGAATTAGCCTCAAGAGATATTGTTGCAAGAGCAATTGACAATGAAATGAAAGTTTCCGGTGATGAATATGTCGGCTTAGACTGTCGCGACATGGATCATGAAAAGTTCTTGGAACACTTCCCAAATATTTATAAAAAATGTAGAGAAGAAGCAATCGATCCTTTCACTCAATTGATTCCTGTAGTTCCAGCTTGTCATTATTTGATGGGCGGAATTGAAGTTGACAAAGATGGACAATCATCCATCAAAAACCTTTTTGCTGTGGGAGAATGTACAAACTCAGGATTACACGGAGCCAATAGACTTGCTTCCAATTCTTTACTTGAAGGTTTAGTTTTCGGACACAATGCCGCCATGAAAACAATGGCATTACTTAATGAAAATAATTTCAACTTTGATGATTTAAAAGCCGTTCCGGAATGGAATGAAGAAGGCATGAAAATCATGGACGAAATGGTAATCGTTTCATATTTAAGAAAACAACTTCAGGAAATGATGAGCGACCTTGTCGGAATCGTAAGAAGCAACAAACGTTTAAATATGGCGCTACAAAAACATCAGGAAATTGCCGCCGCTGTTGACGAGATCTACCACTACTCTATTCTTTCTCCACAATTGTCTGAACTGAGAAATTTAACAACCGTTGCTCACCTCATCATCACCCAATCTATGGAAATGACTGAGAATAAAGGAGCATTTTATAATAAAGATTTAGCTTAA